The following are encoded together in the Lactuca sativa cultivar Salinas chromosome 1, Lsat_Salinas_v11, whole genome shotgun sequence genome:
- the LOC111920156 gene encoding uncharacterized protein LOC111920156 has translation MDGPATPSKNKNSDGASKFLLDLPSKGLFSSSVISSNLGGMRVYITDHDTTPPENQLIKTDQVNILIRSLLLKQQQKSGTTSKNAKGAGTNEGSRKRAPERAADGRASAKRAASTTQNGSRQDVLKSQIPENLQSLTVERLRALLKERGLSVKGKKDELIARLRVRGTTTTGSASSSAAAKPLI, from the exons ATGGATGGTCCTGCAACACCCTCCAAGAACAAGAACTCTGATGGTGCTTCCAAGTTTCTTCTCGATCTTCCCTCCAAAGGCCTTTTCTCATCCTCCGTCATTTCTTCCAATTTG GGTGGAATGCGGGTCTACATAACTGATCATGACACTACACCTCCAG AAAATCAGCTTATCAAGACTGATCAGGTGAACATACTGATTAGATCACTTCTCCTTAAGCAACAACAAAAGTCTGGAACAACTTCAAAAAATGCAAAGGGTGCAGGCACAAATGAGGGTTCAAGAAAGag GGCCCCAGAAAGAGCTGCGGATGGTAGGGCTTCTGCTAAGAGGGCAGCATCCACCACCCAAAATGGGTCCCGCCAAG ACGTATTGAAGTCACAAATACCTGAAAATCTTCAAAGTTTGACTGTTGAGAGACTCCGTGCACTTCTGAAGGAGAGGGGTTTGTCCGTAAAAGGGAAGAAG GATGAACTGATTGCAAGGTTGAGAGTGAGAGGTACCACTACCACTGGTTCAGCAAGCTCATCTGCTGCAGCTAAGccattaatataa